The following DNA comes from Bombus terrestris chromosome 2, iyBomTerr1.2, whole genome shotgun sequence.
AATGGATACCTCAAAGTTTCTTCCCGCATCGAATTTACTGCCATCGTGAACGAACGAAGGATGAATTTATACGATACGGACAGTGATTATCATATTtcgacaataattttattttaaactgatAAATAATAGATTAGTACAAAATGAGTAAATACGAATCGTGTTTAACGATAAAACTTACTGCAAGTACATTATTTAAGTGCGAAATTAAGTAGGCGCATTTTAATGGAATAATTTCCATGATTCAATTAAATATCTACTAAATTGCTAAATTAAGTAGTTCGATATGCGTTACATGAAGTACGGAAAGTGAAAAGTTCGAAAGTACAGTACTGGTGCTGCCACCTGTCCATACTTCCCTAAACGCAAGCGAATTCTGTATCGACGAGAAGTAACCTTACGTATCGTTTATTTTTTGCATATTTACATACTCATTATAATCTTGCGCAACGCATCCACACACTTATCCATATTGGACAAATATCGATAATCCACTggcatttatttcaaattacgaaaatacatattatatcattatcttATGTAGGAAAAACAACTATGTATATCATCCTTCCTATAGTAGAGTAGGACAcattataaattctatttttagtATTGCATTTGTCAAAAGTAGTTTTTCTCGCGTAATATCACAGATATAGGTACTCGAAGTGTAATCCGTTAAGTCATGGTTCTTTCATAAAAGCTTATGTTCGAGACGTTCTCAAACATTATCGTGGTTTCGCTATGTCTACGATATAAACAATCTATATAACATCTACGATGATATTAGCCGTTATCAAAACGAACACAATTGAAGTGCGATCTAGATATAACTTCGTTGCAACGTTCCAAAGTTCAAAAAATACGTGAtactaaattcataaaaatatcgtttctcCGTTTGCATGATTATCGTTATTAACGGAAacaacgttaaaaaaaaaaaaacaatttttcgtaTGGACTAGCATACTCACATGTCCTAGTTCGTCGTGCTTTTGTTAGAAAATCTTCGAAATATCAGAATTATCATTGCATACTATCCGGAGGACGAAGTGCCAGGGCCAAGACTTGTTGCATCTGTATCCGGACATCGAGCTTCTTCTCTTCCGGTACTTGTCGAATGATCGGCAATAACGAGAGTAGAAACATTTTGTCGTAGTCATCCTCATCGTATGCAACTCGTTGGCTGCTGTGTGACGACAGGATATCGTGAATTTCATTATCGAAGGACGCGAACGACGTCTCACAAAGCTGCTTCGGATAACGGGGGCACATTTTATAGGATGCGCCCGGCTGAAGGTATTCCCTGCCAGTGGTAATGGAGGGAGCAGCATGGGCCAATGGTACGTCGTATTCTTCGATCACCGGATTGTCAATTTCACCCTCGCTCTCCTCAGATTTGCAATTACTTAATGTAGTACCGGCATTTCTGTAATGTATAGGAATACGGGCATACGACTATAGACTGGCTAATGTGTCGTTCAAATAAGAACGATCTCCGCGCTCACAACATTCGGAAGGTACTAACCGTTTATTCTCCACCGTTGGCATTAGAAATAACAGTTGATCGAAATACatgtatttctttcgtttccgaCCAACCGGCCCTACTTTCTGTGATTTCTGAAGCTTCAATTCTTTCATAAAATAGTCACGGATATTTCTCCATTTCCCACGTAAATTTTTCTCTGCAAATTATGGGACTCTGTTGTAGATATATAACATGTTCTAAcgataataaacaaaattactCTTACTAAAGATTATTTTCTACGATGGTTTTAAAGAAAATCTATAAAAAATGATCAGTTGCGTTGGGAAAAACAAGATATTTCTATCTTGTTTTTTATTAAAGATTATGCAAGTAGAACGATAGTTATTGTTATAACTATTGAATAGATGAAACAATTTGTACTAATTTTAAACGACTGCAGGTATGGTCACGACAACTCGTGCCAGGGTCGAGTAAGTGCAAGTCGAGGAAtccggatcgatcgatcgcaagAGGCTGTATACCTTCTACGTTTCTCTCCTCGTCCGTCAAGCGCGCCCAATTCGGTACCATCACCTGGCAGACCTCGTCCCACGCGGTCATCTTGGCATTACGGTCGTTGTACTCGCTACGATTCACATCATAAATCGCCGGTCGTTTCTCGATTTCTCCGATA
Coding sequences within:
- the LOC100644432 gene encoding uncharacterized protein LOC100644432, which produces MFDTEKFIGEIEKRPAIYDVNRSEYNDRNAKMTAWDEVCQVMVPNWARLTDEERNVEEKNLRGKWRNIRDYFMKELKLQKSQKVGPVGRKRKKYMYFDQLLFLMPTVENKRNAGTTLSNCKSEESEGEIDNPVIEEYDVPLAHAAPSITTGREYLQPGASYKMCPRYPKQLCETSFASFDNEIHDILSSHSSQRVAYDEDDYDKMFLLSLLPIIRQVPEEKKLDVRIQMQQVLALALRPPDSMQ